The sequence below is a genomic window from Nitrospiria bacterium.
TAGCGGGAAAAGCTAAAAACGTGGCCCTTACCGCTTGTATGAGAAAATTGTTGGTCATTCTGAATGCTATGTTGAAACATGGAACCCCGTGGAAAACTAATTTTATAATCTCCCCTTGACTTTTAAGACAGTTGCTTACAAGATCCCCGATTTTGACTCTATTAAAAAGATACCCGGGTATCATTAAGGCTTTACAAGGAAACCGTAAAGATTGTAAGGATTAGATCTTAAAAAGGTAAAAGTTTTTAAAAATAAGTATTATATTTCAATAAGGTAAGTATTTTAGGAACCAAAAAACCAGCGGGTAGGCGTCCCCATAGGGTTTGAAGGGGTGTGAATAAATT
It includes:
- a CDS encoding IS110 family transposase; translation: AGKAKNVALTACMRKLLVILNAMLKHGTPWKTNFIISP